The DNA region CCAATTTTGGAAGACTTGAAAAGTTCAAAGACAAGAGGCTCTTAAGGCTTTGCCATTGCATCCCATCCTCATCATTGGCTAGCTCAAGCTCAAGACAATTCTCAATATTCAAGTCTTGAAGGGTAGTGAGATGTCGTATACCTAGGAAAAGAGACTTTAATCTATCGCAATCAGATATCCTCAAAGACTCGAGAGAAGTGAGGTTCTTCAACCACTCCTCTGGCAGCGTTTCTAGATCCGCAATGGAAACTAATTCTATAAACTTCAATTTTGAGAGAGGAGTGAATGAAGAGGAGCCTATTGTTGTTGGTGTTGGGCTTTGTGGGGCTGCCCCATTCATCATCATTGTTTGTTGCAGTAGCTTCGAGCTTGCATGAAGGAACAACTTTTTTTCAAGATGTGGAAACATTGGGATGGACGTCAACATAGGGCAATCTATGATCTTTAATGTTGAAAGACAAGGAAATGAAGGGAGTAAACAATGCGCTGTCATCGATGTTTCCGTTGTTATTTCAACAGAATTATCACGATCACTATTGGCCTCCACAGAAGAATgcctcctcctccaccacccTTTGAGATTAAAGCATTGAAGGAACCCGATTTCCTTGAGAGATGGGAAAAATGGTATTGGTGccgatgaagaagaagagaactcATTGTCGACTGATATGTACTCCATAGCTTgcatattttcaagaaaaagatACTTGAGAGAAGGCAATTGACTCAATGGTGGCATATATTGGCAGTTTGTACAATGACATAATTCAAATCTAACCAGATTTGTGAGTGACAAAAGCCAACTCGGAAGCCTTGAACTCATATGGTTTGACTCAAAACGAAGCTCTCTCAGATTTGGGTGCGGTTGAAGGTCTTCCAATAACAATTCAGCATCAACATCAACATCCGAGTCATTGACACCTCCAAGAGACCACTGTAAAGTCAAAGCATGAAGATgttttttctcctttaaattTGCAGCCTTACATTCTGACGCAACATCTTTTCCATCTCTCAAATTTGTAATCTCTAACTTTCCTCTTAGGTTAGTTAGTCCGTTTAGTTCTTTTAACCCACCGCTATCATTAGAGAGAGGATCCCAGTGTATCACAAATTTTGATAACGTTTGAAGATTAGTTAATTTTCCCAGTCCACGTGGCATATAATTCAAATTATAACACTTTTCTATATCAAGATGCCTGAGGTGGACTAATTTTTGCATGTCTTCCGGCAACTCTTCAAGATTGTAACAAGAACATAGTATCAGTGTTTGCAAATTATGCAACTCGGTTATAGAATTGGATAGCTTCTTGAGGTTGTAGTTATCACAAAGATCAAGATATCTTAAATGCTTCAACATCCCAATAGAGCttggcagaaaaaaaaaacttgttttgtTGGACAGACGCAACACGCGCAAGAGcttgaaacttgaaacaattgctTCACAATATGACTCACCACCCGCAAAGTAGTTCGGAGGGTGACAAAGAAATGTTCGTATCCGACTTGCTTTACACAATGAAGCTTTAATTGATAAAGTACTGATATTGCAACCAATTGATAAATGACGAATTTTTTCATCAAAGTTCATCTCCTTATCATCTAATGTGGTGATCAACGATCCTGCCTCTAAACTGGCAAGATCATGCATGAGATCATGCATTTTGCAATGAGTTATGTTATCAAACTCATCTGTTTCAGCTTCTTCAAAGAATGATCTCCAAAgtaaatccataaaatattcATTACCAACATCTTCCAAGCATCGACTTTGACCTGATGACTTGACAAACCCTTGTGCTATCCAAAGCTTGATCAGTTTTGATTTATCAATGTAGAAATCTTTTGGGAACAAACTGCAATAAGCAAAGCAGTGCTTCAAATGTGATTGAAGTTGATCATAACTTAGCTTCAGAGTTGGTAAGATGTCAGTTTCATTTTGAGGTACTTTTGAGAGTTTATCATTCTTAAAATTCGACCACTCTATTTCTGGTTTTTTGAATAGTAAAC from Corylus avellana chromosome ca10, CavTom2PMs-1.0 includes:
- the LOC132163521 gene encoding putative disease resistance protein RGA4, with the translated sequence MLKHLRYLDLCDNYNLKKLSNSITELHNLQTLILCSCYNLEELPEDMQKLVHLRHLDIEKCYNLNYMPRGLGKLTNLQTLSKFVIHWDPLSNDSGGLKELNGLTNLRGKLEITNLRDGKDVASECKAANLKEKKHLHALTLQWSLGGVNDSDVDVDAELLLEDLQPHPNLRELRFESNHMSSRLPSWLLSLTNLVRFELCHCTNCQYMPPLSQLPSLKYLFLENMQAMEYISVDNEFSSSSSAPIPFFPSLKEIGFLQCFNLKGWWRRRHSSVEANSDRDNSVEITTETSMTAHCLLPSFPCLSTLKIIDCPMLTSIPMFPHLEKKLFLHASSKLLQQTMMMNGAAPQSPTPTTIGSSSFTPLSKLKFIELVSIADLETLPEEWLKNLTSLESLRISDCDRLKSLFLGIRHLTTLQDLNIENCLELELANDEDGMQWQSLKSLLSLNFSSLPKLVTLPLGLQHVTTLQKLTISSCKNLTAIPDWIRNCTSLQVFEISFCSSLTSLPEGMRSLTSLQSLTIFYCPVLLQRCEKEVGEDWPNIAHIPHLVLHD